TGTGAATCATACTCAACTATGTGTAATGACCTGTGGCAGCGATCTCTCTCATTTGCTCACTTTCTGTTTTGCCTCGAACCTCAGATTACAGGGTGCACATGGTGCATCATCAAACATTCTGTCGGCCATATCATATTCCAGAATCACAATCCCCCAGTCATCCCGGGGAAGGAGAACTGATTAATCACCAGGTGGCCCTGTCACCCCCCCATCTCTGATAGCGTCATTGCCCCCCCTCTCACCTTGCATTTCCTTCCATCTACCGTCTCCTCGTCAAACTCCTCCCCGACGGTGAAGTTGATCTCCGTAGTGCGCACAGTGGTGGAGGTCTTGATGTAGAAAGTGTCGCCGTTCTGCCGGATCTCCACATGGGGTTTAGAGGCCGCTGCCCCGGCCACTTTCCTCAGCATGGCGTTCACACCTGAGGGCACGGTGAAGCATCCCGGTTAGCCAGCACTTTGGCTGGAAATGGCTACACGAGGAGATAGACTTCACTTCAACACAGGAGCATGACCTGACAGGGAAATCACCTGTAGATGTTACAGGCTAGGCCAGGCTCGTCAAGGACCTAAAACTAACATGTAAACATGTACATTTACCCAGATACCTTACAGGGGGTAATTCACCAGAGATGATCACTGGTTCCGCTCAGCAGCTGATGCCTGGGAGTTGAGACCAGCTAATCCTTTTTCAGCACAATAAAATGCCTCAGGGGTCCCTGAATGAATCTGTGTATGGACTTGTATGGACTCTATGACCCACCAACAGGGAATGAGCAGCCCTGATGGACCGATAATACCGAAACTGGTACAAAATGACCGGGTGATGATAGCGAGGTATGCTCTGTGTCATGTGTCGTTGAGGGGGAATGTGCTGATCTTCTGGGGCACACAgtcatccatctatctgtccAGCTCTCCAGCTTCCCGCCAAATTGCCGCGGTAGCTTGGGAGTCCACATGGTTCACATTCCAGCCGGCAGCAGACTTGAGCTGACTGCCATTAATCTGCCAAATGATCTGCAGTCGGGTCCATTTTCTAGCTTCTGGTGGAGGGCCCACTCGTCATTTTTGCCAGTACCCTTGCTTCAAGCCACCAGAGGGCGTAGCTGTTAAAGGACTGGATTCAAAAGAGTAGAAGCACAACTCCCAAAAGGGAACCAGATACTTAAccagtaaaaaaaagaaacagttgTATAAATCGGTAAAGCATAGATGTAATCATTTGGGATTGGTGTCAGCCAAATAAATAATAGCGTAAATGGCTTCTTTTTAAAGGTTATCGGCATGAAATCAAACTGCCTCAGGAATTTGGAGCGTTCGAGGATGGCTGCTTCTCCTTTTTGCCTTTTctggttttttgtttttttttacccaacACCTGGATTTAATTACCGCCAGGAGTCTGTATGAGCAGTTTGCGCGACGCTAGTCCCACCGTGCCACTGCACAACCTGAAAGGCATGAAATCTCACTGCGGAAACAAACGCAGGTCCCCCACGCGACGGCTGGGGTTCAGAAAAATCTGCCGGTACACCCCATACAGAGGAAGAAGAGAGGAGGAGATAACAAAGGACAAGATACAATCTGTCCATCTGGCAGCAGGAGTCAGACCCCACTTATGCATACGCCTCAGTTTAATATTTAACAGATAAAAACAGTGCccccactttttttttttttaacaatatcaCGTCTGTTTATTTGGGATTCTTGGTCCCCTCTCAGCCACCTGCAGATGATCCTGCTGTCCCTGCTGCTggataaaggggggggggggacatctcTGGGTGTGGGAGGAGAGACCCCAGGGGTGCGTGAGGGTCCGGCCAGACTGCTGTGTGGACACCCCAAAACGGCGCAAAGGGAACGGACGCAGAGGACTCACCGAGCGCCTTCAGGAGCTCGTCGAAATTCTCGCTGCTCTTCATCTTCCAAGTGCCGGCGAAGTTGGGCATTTTCTCGGAGTTTGTGTGCGTAGAAGGCCTGGCCTCCTGGTGCTTGGTGCTCTCctctctgctctctgctctcttgcgatctgtctcctttctctctctctctctctctccctctctttctctctcacctcctctctccctctcttgtATCTCGCTCACAGCACGCCTCTTACCCTCTCCCGCCCCCTGCCTCCCCCACTGCTTCCACCTCTTTCTGTGCCACTAGTTACAGCGAGCGTCTTCCCTCCACATCCCAAACTTCCCGTCCCCCGGGAGACCTAGCCCATTATCCCTCCAAGGCCGTGTTAACAGAAGCAAAggcactcccccccccgcccccccccccagcatccctACTCCCAGTTTCCAACATTAACTCTCCCTGTCTGCCATCGTCTACAGATTTTGAAAGTATTTATTCTTGTCATTTTTCTCTCCCACGATTAGAATTAAAGGCAAGCACTATCCTCTGATCTGTGTCCTGCAGTTTCTCTCTGTTCCCTCATTtataagaaaacatttcattaaTCTTTTTTCTTTGCTACAGCAGTATTTTATCTAAGGTTAATGGGCAGCCAGTTCCCCTGGGTTTACCTGAACTGCATCGTCACTGACTTTTTGGAGTCAGTGAAGAACCAGGGACCTCTATCCCACAGCAAGATATTGGCCGTATGCATCCTCCAGAGCTCCATACACGTCTGTGGCCAAGTCCTTATGTGGTCCTCTGACATCCCAGAGGCTCGTCATTCTCACTGGCACTCAAGGGGAACCCCTTGGAGGTCCCCTCTCTAGGGTACCCGGGTTAAATTTGGTGTTGTGTGACCGAGGCTGAACCCAGTGCCAGTATTGTGAAGCGACGCTGCCAGAAGAGTCAGTTGTGAGCGAGAGCGCCATCTGCAGAGGCCACAGGGTCGCCCGCGGTCCGCATCCCTCCAGCTGCGTTTGGGTGTTTACCTCACTGGCTCTGCCCTGCACCACACTGCACGCTAGCACTGGCGGACAAGCCCCCTGACGGTGTGGAAGGGCAGTCCGTGCAGGGCTCAGCCAAACCTGTGATGTAAGTGGCGCTTTGTAAACACCTTCCTGATGTCTCCCCTGGAACAGAGGCTACCAGGAGCCAGGACACTAAGGTCAGGAGTACAGAGAGGCACAAGCCACTGCAATGCACTTGCACAGGTATGCACAGCCAGACAATCAGCCTTGGATGGACAGCACGTGCAGTCCACTAGAGCAATGTTTCCTAGTCCGGTTCTCGaggacctacagacagtccatgtttttgctccctcccagctcccagtatgcagcaaaaatgtggactgtctggtagggagcttggagggaatTAAAATGTGGACCGACTCTGGGTCCCCGAGGAATGGATTGGGAAACTCTGCTCTAGAGGCAATGAGGGCCTGCCAAGTCAAATCACACTAAACGACGTGAATTACTCACACGcgcacatactcacacacaaacGTAAGTATGCTGAGAGACGCACAAGCACAGAAGACAAACAAGGATGGGGCCTCATTATGGGCAGACGTTTTAAAGGTTAAGCACTTAACCCCCCCATTCCTCCCATACTGCCACACCCACCTTTATCACTCATCTGCATTATAATTTCCACTGAGCTGTAACAACTCATGAACACTTACATGCTGAAGTCCATTTTATCTGAACCATTTTGGAGGCTGCAGCTGTTAATCTTCTCAAGatgtttttctttatataaCGTGCccaaacaaaaacatgaaaattaTACTCATCAAAAATGAAAAGCAGCTACATTTCATAGGTCTCATATTTATCATATTGAGTGAGACCGAACACATTTGTCACGTCACTAAAAAATATGTCATTTTTGAGTAAAAAGAATGCATATCAATCCTGTACCTGCTTATCTttcttgaggggggggggcatacattAGACAGCTCATACACAAGCAAGGTAGCCtaacagcatgtctttggattgcagATGGAAGCCCACACAAAGCAGGGAAATCACATATGAACATCAGAAGGGgcattcaaacccacaaccatctgtgtaacagtgctaaccatcATGCCACCATTCAACCCAGGAAAAGAAAAATTTATATAGCATTTTCATTTAAGTAAATTAGTCCACCAGTTTAAACCATAAAAGAGGTGCAAGTTATTGTAGTGGAAATGTTTTAAACATGAAATTGTCTGCCTGTGGGCACCATTAGCAGAAAATGATTAAGGTCATGCTTCTGTTGATCATTGTTATAGTGGTATTGATCAGGGCCCCGTTTGTGAAAATACCAGGCATTCCTGATTACTTTAAGATGATACATTGATTAACTGGCGAAACCGGTATTTTTGAGTGATTGTGATGGAAATGACAAAGGTCCCAGGGGGGCTAGGGCTTGGGGCCATTCCCTCTCGTGACGTATGTGCTACGAGTGCTGGAGTCCGGCACATTCTCCTCTACAAGGGAGGCCTCTCTAAACAATGTCCGTCTAGATTCTGCTTTACGGTGAATCACAGCCATTTGACAGTAGCGCTTGAAATGCACGGTTCTTTCTTACCAAGTGACGGACATGACTAGAATACTGTAGCTTGAGAGACAGCCGGGAAGATTCACGGGAGACAAAAGTGACCACGGTTCAAACACTGTAAGAAGAACCAGCCTGAAGGACCATACTGACAGGAGGTGCTTTGGTTGGAAACAACTGGGATTCAATATCTTAACTGGAAAAAGCACACTGAGTGtgttttatattacatttatttatttagcagattctTAAATCCAAggcgacatacaagtgaggattAGAGagaacagggtcagccagtgtccctggagcaagTGGGGtttggggccttgctcaagggaccAATGTTGGTATAATGATTTTGTTGGCATTGGGATTTTAACCCACAATCCTCCCTCACCCAATGACTTCTGATGGGACAGCATGTAAGTATAAGTAACACGGAACAAGGAGAAGATGAGAACTCAGCggcatcaccatcatcataacAGGCCCTGTGGTAAAGAAAACACTGATGTCAGTGTGTTACCCATCTGCCCCGTGAGTGTGCAATAACGCAGATTATACTAACCGATTGTTTTGAGAATGAAACGCTGAAGAAACCACTGGTGAGTTGGGCACATTACCCAGGCCAGGGGGGGGAGCCCTGCTTTCCTCGGGTAATTCAACAATGCATGGAGCAATTTCTCATCACGGGCTACAGAGGAACGCGACAGCAGACCCTCGTGGCAGAATCGGACCTAATGAATCATTCCGCCGCTACGCGAAAGGGCCGCAAACAATGGGCGTGTTTGTTCTGCATCAGCTCGCGTCTAAGGAGGTACTTTTAAGAGTTAACCGTTAAGCAGACACTGTGCGCAGCAGAAAAGTGCTCGGGGGTTTTGGTGAAAGGCTAACAGTCCACACACCTTAAGAAAAATAGACGACCCCATGGACTCCCCTGCCCCCCTATTGACGAGTGCATTCGTTCTGGATTGGAAACAGCTGAAGGCCACTCTGAGGCTGCATTCAGCACGCCCTCAGTAAGCTCCTATTCATGGCCCCCCCTTGATACCCCCATCTCCACCCTACCCCACCTCCCCTGGCTCCATGCTCTCTGCCCCTTGGGCATAATTGGTTTTTTTTTGATGGCTCTTTATCACTGTCTTCAGGGAGCGTCCCCCAATAACTGCGAAGAATGCACGCACAGATGGGGCACCTCCACTCCGTCACCTCCTCCCCTGAAAAGGTTCCGGTAGGAAGGTCCCAGCTATTCCCAACGGatgcccaaatcccactggTGGGCCCATTAATCAATGGATGCGCTtttcattgtttgttttttgagaGTCGATACTGGAAGGAGAACAAGGGAGAATAACAATGTTAGACTTAGGTCGTCAAAGATTTTCGGGGCTTTTGGAGAATTTAATGATGAGAGGAGAGTGTAAAGAAATGTGAGTCTTGGTATGTGTCATATCTGGAAGGAACAGTACTGCCCATGTGCTACACTCATGTGACGGGCATCGACCAATCATGTGCCAATATTTAAAGTCTCTTCTTCTGTTTATGATGACACAGGGCCATGGGGCAGCTAAAGTCACAGTGTTCAGTTTCTCTTGTGGCAGTGTGCACGAGTTCGTGTCACCTCAGGACACATCGATTAACTCTGTGCTGATCTGGGGTAGATTGAACTATCAGGCACATTTTTGACAGCAATTTTCCCAGCTCTGTGTGCATTTTATGGGGATGCCACAGAGGGTGAACCTAAGGGGGAATGACTTTAGTCACAGTCACATAGGCTGCTTATAATTACAGCTGTGTGCAATTGGCAGACAGCAGAGTAATGTCTCCGCATAACTGATTCATCGTGTGCAGTGAGGCAAAAGAAACTGAGGCGAGACTTTAATTTTGCTTATGCCGAAGACCCGCAAGTGAATTTGCTTGGCTGGAATGAGCGGGAAGGATTGAAGCCCCACTGCGGAGTGGATTTTTCAAACCAGTATGTTGGCCTAGTTTTCAGCTTGGCAGAGAAACTGCAGGGATGTTTCTAGACTTCCCAACGTGTCTTTATTATGACATGAACAAGTCAGACTTATGAAGAATCTGTTTGCTTAGGCTACACTTTTCACAGGCTCAGACTATGTGTctcattttttgcttttttgtcatTCCATCATTTTTTGCTACCTCTACAAAACAATTTCAATTTTTACTGCCTTTAACTCCTAATACTATCctcatatgtttttttaaatatagtatTAAGTATATCACACCtaacaatataaaattaaattaataattaaaaaaatgtttttactgGCATATCAGTCACCCACAAGAATCATATTTCAGTAATGCACAAGGCAGTGGGTTGGGACAAAAATTATTTCAATGCATTACATTCAGAAGGCATTTTAAAAGGCTTCAAAACATTCCTTTACACATTCAGATGGAACTCAAAATCTGTTATTTCTACACCTTTTTTTCAAGGGGTGAAACAGTTGCTGGGAGATTTAGTTACCTTTCAATCAATGACACATTATGGAGGACATCTATCTTACATTGCACAGCAAAAACGATATgtttcacacacagagacacacacacagaaacatcaGGATCTGCCCTATAAAAGAGAATCCACTGAGGGCATCAGATTTCATTCTTTCACCCTGAGTGACTTTGATACAATACTCTGCAGTGCCCAACTTTATCTATAAGCTGATTTGTATGCTTCAGTCAGGCAATTAAGAAATTTCAGAAACCTTTTTTTGTGTTAGTTCTGCTTGGTTCACCTGGCCTGACTGTTGCTCCTTCTTAAGAACAATGTGATTTACTTGAGTCTTGggactgtgtctgtgctgtgcaCAGCTTTTAAAAGGCCCCACATCCTATTATCTTTGGTGTCATCACATTTCGGGAGACTACAGCAGGGGTGTGTTTTAAACTGCCCTTTCCCTTCATAATCTGGTAATCATAGCCCAACAGGTGTAGTCGTTTTCCCTGGATGTGATACATGTGGCGCCTAACTTGGTATGCTCACATAATCATACACAACAGCCAAAGTCATTTATTTTCAGCCTCATTTCGGAAATAACAACATTGCCTCTCCTGAAACCACCACGCTGTCCTTTGTTGTTTAGACATATACTTATCCCCATGGACAGACGTGCTTGGGAAGACATCAAAGACACTTCTAGGTTTGACTTGAGGACACTAAGCCGTGTGTCTCTGCAATTCGCTAAGCTTCGCAGAGCGACGCAGGAAGCTCCTGCTGCAGTGGGTGATAATCTATTTTAGGTCGCCTGCTGCTGCAGGCTTTATCTTAAGAAGATTTCTATTGGCTTTTTTTGCCATAATGGGACTTTCATGCTTGAAATATCGAGGACTAAAAGAATTT
The Paramormyrops kingsleyae isolate MSU_618 chromosome 13, PKINGS_0.4, whole genome shotgun sequence DNA segment above includes these coding regions:
- the crabp1a gene encoding cellular retinoic acid-binding protein 1a, producing the protein MPNFAGTWKMKSSENFDELLKALGVNAMLRKVAGAAASKPHVEIRQNGDTFYIKTSTTVRTTEINFTVGEEFDEETVDGRKCKSLPIWETENKIYCKQTLIDGNGPKTYWSRELKGDELILIFGADDVVCTRIYMRE